Proteins found in one Sporosarcina sp. FSL K6-3457 genomic segment:
- a CDS encoding NERD domain-containing protein has protein sequence MAQLVKLLDYVSRYEKDLSRYPTQYIRMKKYQWERMKNQWENGADLTEWQQEDVEEVVEEVEGGKWFSPLFRLFGQRKPIVDEEVLDAVDDDKSEEEDNFGFSPNIIYNPTNLEQLRRLYSDQLFHFQIKWASSTLMDKSRVDPRYMRDTLLRSFAQSLPDNYLLFYYPILMLKKAPVELDIIMVTPVECMCITVLEAEDVSAFVGSGDRFWVKKSGEKETKLLNPLISLNRMEKIVAGIFNGQEIDFPVKKYLISRNGYIDYPGAPFDVTIIDRRSYEQWFSALQKSPVPLKSTQFKAAQAILDIGQTTSMSRLFAEDEEQLEEDEE, from the coding sequence ATGGCGCAACTTGTCAAACTGCTCGATTATGTATCTAGATATGAAAAAGATTTATCCCGCTACCCTACGCAGTATATTCGCATGAAAAAATACCAATGGGAACGTATGAAGAACCAATGGGAAAATGGTGCGGATTTAACGGAATGGCAACAGGAGGATGTAGAAGAAGTAGTAGAAGAAGTGGAAGGTGGGAAATGGTTTTCCCCTCTATTCCGGCTCTTTGGTCAACGAAAACCGATTGTAGATGAGGAAGTTCTTGACGCAGTTGATGATGACAAAAGTGAGGAAGAAGATAATTTTGGTTTTAGCCCAAATATCATCTATAATCCTACCAATCTTGAGCAATTGAGAAGGCTCTATTCAGACCAACTTTTTCATTTTCAAATTAAATGGGCGAGTTCTACCTTAATGGATAAGTCGCGGGTCGATCCGCGTTATATGCGTGATACATTATTACGAAGTTTTGCACAGAGCTTACCGGATAATTATTTGTTGTTCTATTATCCAATTCTCATGCTTAAGAAAGCACCTGTTGAACTCGATATTATAATGGTGACACCTGTTGAATGCATGTGTATTACAGTGCTTGAGGCAGAGGATGTCTCAGCCTTTGTAGGGAGTGGCGATCGATTCTGGGTGAAAAAATCTGGAGAGAAAGAAACAAAATTGTTAAATCCGCTTATTTCATTAAACAGGATGGAAAAAATAGTTGCTGGTATTTTTAATGGGCAAGAGATTGATTTTCCTGTCAAAAAGTATTTGATTTCCCGTAACGGTTATATCGATTATCCGGGTGCGCCGTTCGATGTGACAATTATCGATAGGCGGTCCTATGAACAATGGTTTTCGGCGCTACAAAAATCACCTGTTCCATTGAAATCCACCCAATTCAAAGCAGCGCAAGCAATCTTGGATATCGGTCAGACAACGTCGATGAGCCGCTTATTTGCGGAAGATGAAGAACAGCTAGAAGAAGACGAAGAATAA